In the Helianthus annuus cultivar XRQ/B chromosome 11, HanXRQr2.0-SUNRISE, whole genome shotgun sequence genome, one interval contains:
- the LOC110921299 gene encoding uncharacterized protein LOC110921299 encodes MISIDDHAASDHNQQQKPHDLKVSDIDLKSTDAALDDTSNPLPNFSIRDYVFGLRSKDIAGNWPFSSKSLQLCLKHGVKNLLPPFESLDSLRNNSSLTRCGLENRSPDEELVTSFDGKPANDLIKPNKKIASTIPSGSKEEKGQSGQTRSKEKEKPPASSQKARNVSVNIITKKSRLVVKVNSGVEHVTPNSETMASKVCPVCKIFSSSSNTTLNAHIDQCLTGEGTMKWTENPKVIVKHKVKPRKMRLMPDIYKTAPHCTVEELDRRNGTSWATNSSFPAQESQFQGEEEEEDEEEKEEPRLTKVNHEAADNEGDVYIDTNGTKVRILSVPKISASGNLEGRKIQKGVKGSKLMMGKKNKNNLIKKKHHKKYLKLTPNTKKLCPPKPKVVYDPAKSGQREDVVMAENCSKDERGKEITKVADSVISRPPWACSKRSGLSIKFSDKNRKVEPKRHKTKVLVVENSDKTFSGSDLSSSQSRKKTISSLSLVKKPLNTRVEFRKEATRMHHNDDEDDDGDGDSESDDDSDDEDYDCQGTLDAANRSKSGKLSSLSRNLSFPASKFSLKRKFSSVEKSRVKSVDGPSQDSSKEQSRMEEHASINKKQETRSITSKGSNEESSVGIQTVNGNESECVKNGTLLSIRPPSFMGLSSSFDPEFSNQECIELYQDQICSTNRAPNDVDQQENYFQEVDPIPIPGPPGSFLPASPGGEMVSEEPVQETRVHSSENQRHHDTIDRDSMSNSPVSTVSNSRSSCGKDEMYTKPYFNGDTGVTETVQSHSSFKNDQPCCCSRKEAVLNYQDSYIVRKQPTESKNFNYPNSSAVDSTASPSKPVLRLMGKNLTVVKTDDDDFRPPQSSQRPVIFSQYQNGFESQHLNIHPTRSHVDFRPVHHGFTTPVDYYGNRGPYLEPSRAHYVHNDPQTVGAGNVYNLPSSSRPVKEIVIVDDSLENEDDITMRNRFLKDPSYAAYPSYVGGGSSLFSDNGNVSGKWNIGASTTYNPPSYP; translated from the exons ATGATATCCATTGATGATCATGCAGCATCAGATCATAATCAACAACAAAAGCCTCATGATCTCAAGGTTTCTGATATAGATCTGAAGTCTACAGATGCTGCTCTTGATGACACCAGCAACCCTCTGCCAAATTTTTCTATAAG GGATTATGTTTTCGGTTTGAGGAGCAAAGATATTGCCGGTAACTGGCCTTTTTCATCGAAAAGTTTGCAACTTTGCTTGAAACATGGAGTCAAGAACTTGTTGCCACCTTTCGAGTCTCTTGACAGTTTAAGAAATAACTCGTCGTTGACGCGATGCGGTCTTGAAAATCGTTCGCCTGATGAAGAACTTGTAACCAGTTTTGATGGGAAACCCGCAAATGATTtaatcaaaccaaacaaaaagatAGCAAGTACGATTCCAAGCGGTTCAAAAGAAGAGAAAGGACAATCGGGTCAAACAAGGTCGAAGGAGAAAGAGAAACcacctgcttcttctcaaaaagcCAGAAATGTTTCTGTTAACATAATTACTAAAAAGAGTAGATTGGTTGTGAAAGTGAATTCGGGTGTCGAACACGTGACCCCAAACTCTGAAACCATGGCGTCTAAAGTTTGTCCGGTTTGCAAGATTTTTTCCTCGTCTTCAAACACGACCCTAAACGCTCACATTGACCAGTGTTTGACCGGGGAGGGGACTATGAAATGGACTGAAAATCCCAAAGTTATAGTCAAACATAAAGTCAAACCTCGGAAGATGAGGTTGATGCCAGATATATACAAAACAGCTCCACATTGTACAGTTGAGGAACTCGATAGAAGAAACGGTACAAGTTGGGCTACAAATTCGAGTTTTCCCGCTCAGGAATCCCAATTTCAAggcgaagaagaagaagaagacgaagaagagaaagaagagcCTCGGTTGACTAAAGTCAACCATGAGGCTGCTGATAATGAAGGTGATGTTTATATTGACACCAACGGCACCAAAGTTCGGATCTTATCGGTCCCGAAAATCAGTGCGTCTGGTAATCTTGAAGGTCGAAAGATACAGAAGGGAGTAAAAGGAAGTAAACTGATGATGggcaagaaaaataaaaataatcttATTAAGAAGAAACATCACAAAAAGTATCTGAAACTTACCCCTAATACAAAAAAATTATGCCCACCAAAGCCTAAG gtTGTTTATGATCCGGCAAAAAGTGGTCAGCGAGAAGACGTTGTTATGGCCGAAAATTGCAGCAAAGATGAACGGGGTAAGGAGATTACGAAAGTGGCTGATTCGGTTATTTCACGGCCACCATGGGCATGCTCAAAGCGATCCGGTCTTTCTATAAAATTCAGTGACAAGAACCGAAAGGTGGAACCAAAACGTCATAAAACAAAAGTTTTGGTTGTTGAAAATAGTGATAAAACTTTTTCGGGGAGTGATCTGTCTTCTTCGCAAAGTAGGAAGAAAACGATAAGTTCGTTATCGTTGGTTAAGAAGCCTCTTAACACAAGGGTTGAGTTCAGAAAGGAAGCTACTCGTATGCATCATAAcgatgatgaggatgatgatggtgatggtgattcGGAATCTGATGATGATAGCGATGATGAGGATTATGATTGTCAGGGTACTCTTGATGCTGCTAATAGATCAAAGAGCGGCAAGCTTTCGTCTTTAAGCCGGAATTTGTCATTCCCAGCCTCGAAATTCAGTCTCAAAAGAAAATTTTCTTCCGTTGAGAAATCTCGTGTCAAATCTGTTGACGGGCCATCTCAAGATTCTTCAAAAGAACAATCTAGAATGGAAGAACACGCGTCTATTAATAAGAAACAAGAAACAAGATCTATTACTTCGAAAGGTTCAAATGAAGAATCTTCTGTGGGGATTCAAACGGTTAACGGGAATGAATCAGAATGCGTTAAAAACGGGACGTTATTGTCAATTCGGCCCCCGAGTTTTATGGGTTTGAGCTCCTCTTTTGATCCTGAGTTTTCAAACCAGGAGTGCATTGAGTTGTATCAAGATCAAATATGTTCAACTAACCGCGCTCCAAACGATGTTGACCAACAAGAAAATTACTTCCAAGAAGTTGACCCGATACCGATTCCCGGGCCTCCTGGGTCGTTCTTGCCCGCGAGCCCAGGTGGCGAAATGGTTTCTGAAGAACCAGTTCAAGAAACTAGGGTTCATTCAAGTGAAAATCAGCGTCATCATGATACAATCGATCGAGATTCCATGTCGAATTCTCCGGTTTCAACAGTCTCTAATTCAAGATCTAGTTGCGGAAAAGATGAGATGTATACAAAGCCGTATTTCAATGGCGACACAGGAGTTACGGAAACGGTTCAATCTCACAGTAGTTTCAAGAATGATCAGCCTTGTTGCTGCTCGAGAAAGGAGGCTGTGTTAAACTATCAAGATTCGTATATTGTAAGGAAACAGCCGACTGAATCAAAGAACTTCAATTACCCAAACTCATCAGCCGTTGATTCCACCGCTAGTCCTTCGAAACCCGTTCTCAGGTTAATGGGGAAAAACTTAACCGTGGTTAAGACAGACGATGATGATTTCAGACCTCCGCAATCAAGTCAACGACCTGTGATCTTCAGTCAATATCAAAATGGGTTCGAGTCTCAACATCTCAACATCCATCCAACAAGAAGTCATGTTGACTTCAGGCCTGTTCATCATGGTTTCACCACACCTGTGGATTATTACGGTAACCGCGGTCCTTACCTGGAGCCCTCAAGGGCCCACTACGTTCATAACGATCCTCAAACAGTAGGCGCGGGGAATGTTTATAATCTTCCCTCAAGCTCCAGGCCCGTTAAGGAGATTGTCATCGTCGATGATTCCCTTGAAAACGAAGATGATATTACTATGCGAAATAGATTTCTGAAAGATCCATCGTACGCAGCGTACCCGTCATACGTTGGTGGTGGTTCGTCGTTGTTTTCGGATAATGGAAATGTTTCTGGCAAGTGGAATATAGGAGCTTCAACAACATACAATCCTCCTAGCTATCCTTGA